A genome region from Dreissena polymorpha isolate Duluth1 chromosome 16, UMN_Dpol_1.0, whole genome shotgun sequence includes the following:
- the LOC127861555 gene encoding DNA-directed RNA polymerase III subunit RPC9-like, with translation MEVTNEKSAMLSNYEVLNLLNDIQKGHNKQKKMHTNLATVSYEIVQYLEKTACAKQSPEVIANFMKALEPFKLTKAEKLQLLNLCPKAAVEIQLIVEESEERLTEDQIYQLLDIVSEQLPGAEEQVEMEAEENTNEEN, from the coding sequence ATGGAGGTAACAAACGAGAAGTCTGCGATGCTGAGCAACTATGAGGTTCTCAATCTGCTCAATGACATTCAAAAAGGACACAACAAACAGAAGAAAATGCACACCAACTTGGCAACCGTCTCATACGAAATTGTTCAGTACCTTGAGAAGACCGCCTGCGCAAAACAGTCACCGGAAGTGATTGCAAACTTTATGAAAGCATTAGAACCTTTTAAACTGACCAAGGCAGAAAAATTACAGCTCCTAAATCTCTGTCCAAAGGCAGCTGTAGAGATACAGCTGATAGTTGAAGAGAGTGAGGAGCGACTGACTGAGGACCAGATATACCAGCTACTCGATATCGTCAGTGAACAATTGCCGGGAGCTGAGGAACAGGTGGAGATGGAGGCTGAGGAGaatacaaatgaagaaaattAG